The Mycoplasmopsis caviae sequence CAATAAGGCACACTCACGAACTGAAAGTCTGCGATCTTTGTTAATGTGAATTTCAGGCGAGGTTGCAGTAATTGTATCGCTTGGTTTATCTCAATTTGTAATTCTTAGTGATTGCTCAAATTTAATTGGTTTTTGAACAAATTCACAAACTGCTTTATCATATTTATCATCAAACTCAAGTAATTTTTTTAACTTAAGTCAATCATTTGCTTTAGGTATACTGCCCGAATTATTATCTTTTCTAAATCAATGGCCCGCAGTGTGTCTATAACCTAAAAGTTGGTCAATTTTAGCAGAACTAATTTTCTTTTTCATTTTTCAAAAGTTTAAATAATCACATATCTCTTCTTGCTTAACTTGATGAACTCGTGCAAAAAATGTATCGTGAACGTTATCTTTCGCAACATGGTTGTAAATAATTCTGTTATCAACTTTTAGTGTCTTATTAACTAAATTATTTACAATACCAACATTTCTTAAAAAGCCAATTGAATCACTAACACTAACATATGAATCTTTGTTGTGAGTAGGCTCAGGGAACAGATTGCTAACTCCACAGCGATTACCAATTATTATTACTCTTTCTCTCGTTTGTGGTACACCATAATTTGCTGCATTTAATAGTTTATAATCAACTTTGTAGCCTATTTTTTCAAAGTCACTAATAATCATTTTGATTACTTTACCTTCTTCCATACTTAAAAGGCCTTTAACGTTTTCAGCTAGAAATATTTTTGGTTTCTTATCTTTAATAATTCTTAAAAGTTCAAGGTACAGAAAATTTCTTTTATCTTGCATATTTCTATTTTTATTTGCGATCGAGAAGCCTTGACAGGGAAAACCACCAACTACCAAATCAACCTTATCAGCATTAATATCACTAGAATTTATTTTTGAAATATCACCTAAAACTATGTGAGTGCCTAAATTATTTCTATATGTTTCAACTGCATCTTTGTCAAAATCGTTTGCTCAAAGTATTTCAAAGCCTGCTTGAACTAATCCTAAATCCATACCACCGGCACCAGAAAAGAGCGATATTACTTTATATTTATTTTTCATATTGCTCCTAAACATAGTCCCTTTCTTTACCATTCAAGTATATTTTTTCAATAATTGCTCCGCCAATGCATTTGTCACCATCATAAATTACAACTTGCTGACCTGGAGTTACTGCCTGAGCTTTATCTTTATAACTTATTTTGACAAGGTTATTATCTAAAATTTGCATCTTAACTGGAATATCTTTTTGTCGATATCTAAATTTAGCACTTAAATTATCAATATTGAATTCATTTGTATTTAGATTTAAATGAGAACCTAATAACTCATCTGATTCAAGGTAACTCATATCAGAAGCAGGTGCTACATAAAGAATATTTTGAGCCACATTATGCCCGC is a genomic window containing:
- a CDS encoding DNA cytosine methyltransferase, producing the protein MKNKYKVISLFSGAGGMDLGLVQAGFEILWANDFDKDAVETYRNNLGTHIVLGDISKINSSDINADKVDLVVGGFPCQGFSIANKNRNMQDKRNFLYLELLRIIKDKKPKIFLAENVKGLLSMEEGKVIKMIISDFEKIGYKVDYKLLNAANYGVPQTRERVIIIGNRCGVSNLFPEPTHNKDSYVSVSDSIGFLRNVGIVNNLVNKTLKVDNRIIYNHVAKDNVHDTFFARVHQVKQEEICDYLNFWKMKKKISSAKIDQLLGYRHTAGHWFRKDNNSGSIPKANDWLKLKKLLEFDDKYDKAVCEFVQKPIKFEQSLRITNWDKPSDTITATSPEIHINKDRRLSVRECALLQSFPDDFIFSGNISSMYRQIGNAVPVALAKVIGLKLIEMLNKISQQKAN